From the genome of Mesotoga infera, one region includes:
- a CDS encoding dihydrodipicolinate synthase family protein: MKALEFTGIIPPVLSSFESSGKVYEKGIREIIKFTLPHVNGYYPIGTYGCGPLMSIEERKKSLEIILDEVNGKVPVVAHVGTADTVTTVELARHAKEAGAQGVGAICPYYSPHLPEDYLFSHLAALIDAVNEEEFPVYVYNNPHLSQNTITPSLLKRLAEYGLRGLKDSSFDLVNFYFFQEAVKEYSDFNVIIGTEAIFAGAFDAGATGCVCGMANIYPELLAEIYEAHKDGNKEEVQRLQRLILEVRQITKLGPTVPIMHAILRARGVDAGYSRSPYKDISETLLQKVLGELKALKLF, translated from the coding sequence TTTACCGGAATTATACCACCAGTACTTTCTTCCTTTGAGAGCAGCGGGAAGGTTTACGAAAAGGGAATCAGGGAGATAATCAAATTCACTCTACCCCACGTCAACGGATACTATCCTATTGGTACATACGGATGTGGCCCGTTGATGTCAATCGAGGAGAGGAAGAAGTCGCTGGAAATAATTCTGGACGAAGTAAACGGTAAAGTCCCGGTAGTGGCTCATGTAGGCACGGCAGATACCGTTACCACCGTAGAACTGGCAAGACATGCAAAAGAAGCGGGTGCGCAGGGTGTGGGAGCGATCTGTCCCTATTATTCGCCTCATCTTCCCGAAGACTATCTTTTCAGCCATTTAGCAGCTCTGATTGATGCAGTGAATGAGGAGGAGTTTCCAGTATATGTGTACAACAATCCCCATCTGTCGCAGAACACGATCACTCCATCATTGCTGAAGAGGCTCGCCGAATATGGATTGAGGGGTTTGAAGGACAGTTCCTTCGATCTGGTGAATTTCTACTTTTTCCAGGAAGCTGTCAAAGAGTATTCCGATTTCAACGTGATTATCGGAACCGAGGCAATCTTCGCCGGCGCTTTCGATGCGGGCGCTACAGGCTGTGTCTGCGGAATGGCAAATATCTATCCCGAGCTTCTCGCTGAAATCTACGAGGCTCACAAGGACGGTAATAAAGAAGAGGTTCAGCGCCTTCAGAGATTGATTCTTGAAGTAAGGCAAATTACGAAACTCGGGCCGACCGTGCCTATCATGCATGCAATTTTGAGAGCGAGGGGGGTAGACGCGGGGTATTCTAGAAGTCCTTATAAGGATATTAGCGAGACATTGCTCCAGAAAGTTCTTGGGGAATTGAAAGCCTTGAAGTTGTTCTAA